The proteins below come from a single Aegilops tauschii subsp. strangulata cultivar AL8/78 chromosome 6, Aet v6.0, whole genome shotgun sequence genomic window:
- the LOC109740571 gene encoding NAC domain-containing protein 7 → MDTFSHVPPGFRFHPTDEELVDYYLRKKVASKKIDLDVIKDVDLYKIEPWDLQDKCKIGMEEQNDWYFFSHKDKKYPTGTRTNRATSAGFWKATGRDKPIYTNHCLVGMRKTLVFYKGRAPNGQKSDWIMHEYRLETNENGATPEEGWVVCRVFKKRVATVRRMADMSSPCWFDDHGAGGGFMPDLDSPRQLGYQHHHPQNLAPYHSQQQQQYHCKPELEYHRLLPQEAFMQQLPHLESPKPTTAYIGHGSSGGILSSTSNHPLAHDGPSRFAAQQPPMDHALYTGESSATDWRYLDKFVASQLFSHDGTNPKEQATHSNAAVQVFQAENKHEEALDYASTSAGGGSAHLWK, encoded by the exons ATGGACACTTTCTCCCATGTTCCGCCGGGTTTCCGGTTTCATCCTACCGACGAGGAGCTCGTCGATTATTACTTGAGGAAGAAGGTGGCATCCAAGAAGATTGACCTAGACGTCATAAAGGACGTCGATTTGTACAAAATCGAGCCATGGGATCTCCAAG ACAAGTGCAAGATTGGCATGGAGGAGCAGAATGACTGGTACTTCTTCAGCCACAAGGACAAGAAGTACCCGACGGGCACCCGCACCAACAGGGCGACGAGCGCCGGGTTCTGGAAGGCGACCGGGAGGGACAAGCCCATCTACACCAACCACTGCCTAGTCGGAATGAGGAAGACACTCGTCTTCTACAAGGGCCGTGCCCCCAACGGTCAGAAGTCGGACTGGATCATGCACGAGTACCGCCTCGAGACGAACGAGAATGGAGCCACGCCC GAGGAAGGATGGGTGGTCTGCCGGGTGTTCAAGAAGCGAGTCGCGACGGTGCGGAGGATGGCAGATATGAGCTCACCTTGCTGGTTCGACGACCATGGTGCTGGCGGTGGGTTCATGCCGGACCTCGACTCGCCAAGGCAGCTCGGGTACCAGCACCACCACCCCCAGAACTTGGCGCCGTACCAcagccagcagcagcagcagtaccACTGCAAGCCGGAGCTGGAGTACCATCGCCTCCTGCCGCAGGAGGCCTTCATGCAACAGCTTCCTCACCTGGAGAGCCCCAAGCCTACTACGGCCTACATTGGCCACGGCAGCAGCGGCGGCATCCTATCGTCGACCAGCAACCACCCCCTCGCGCATGACGGGCCCTCCAGGTTCGCAGCGCAGCAACCGCCGATGGACCATGCGCTTTACACTGGTGAATCGTCGGCCACGGACTGGAggtacctcgacaagttcgtcgcgTCTCAGCTGTTCAGCCATGACGGTACCAATCCCAAGGAGCAGGCCACTCACTCCAATGCAGCAGTCCAGGTGTTTCAGGCAGAGAACAAGCATGAAGAGGCCCTGGACTACGCTTCGACATCTGCCGGCGGAGGCTCGGCTCATCTGTGGAAATAG
- the LOC109740572 gene encoding thylakoid lumenal protein TL20.3, chloroplastic produces the protein MALASTSPLAATAARPKTSAPLTLCRSGRLQRIFCQATTDSPRGGNASNTSPSPPRWRVAVSAALAAAVVVAMPAHADLNKYEADQRGEFGIGSAAQFGNADLKNTVHVNENFRRANFTSADMRESDFSGSTFNGAYMEKAVAFRANFTGADLSDTLMDRMVLNEANLTNAVLSRTVLTRSDLGGATIEGADFSDAVIDLPQKLALCKYASGTNPITGVSTRKSLGCGNSRRNAYGSPSSPLLSAPPPKLLDRDGFCDEASGLCDAK, from the exons ATGGCTCTCGCTTCCACCTCCCCTCTTGCCGCCACCGCCGCTCGTCCTAAGACTTCCGCTCCCCTCACGCTGTGTCGTTCAGGCCGCCTACAGCGCATCTTCTGCCAGGCGACCACCGACAGCCCCCGCGGCGGCAATGCGTCGAAcacgtcgccgtcgccgccgaggTGGCGCGTAGCGGTCTCTGCAGCCCTCGCGGCTGCCGTAGTCGTAGCGATGCCTGCCCACGCGGATCTGAACAAGTATGAGGCGGATCAGAGGGGCGAGTTTGGCATCGGCTCAGCCGCGCAGTTCGGCAATGCGGACCTCAA AAACACTGTGCATGTTAACGAAAACTTCAG GCGGGCGAACTTCACATCTGCTGATATGAGGGAATCAGATTTTAGTGGTTCCACATTCAATGGTGCCTATATGGAAAAGGCTGTTGCTTTCAGAGCGAATTTCACTG GTGCAGATTTGAGTGACACTTTAATGGATCGCATG GTTCTCAATGAAGCTAATCTCACAAATGCTGTGCTTTCACGGACTGTCCTTACACGTAGTGATCTCGGTGGAGCAACCATTGAAGGTGCTGACTTCAGCGATGCTGTTATTGACCTACCACAGAAACTG GCTTTGTGCAAATATGCAAGTGGGACAAATCCTATAACTGGAGTCAGCACCCGGAAAAGCCTTGGATGTGGCAACAGTCGCCGCAACGCATATGGGAGCCCTTCCTCCCCTCTTTTAAGTGCCCCGCCACCTAAACTTCTGGACCGTGatggtttctgtgatgaagctaGTGGTTTGTGTGATGCGAAGTAA